In a genomic window of Halalkalicoccus sp. CG83:
- a CDS encoding NAD(P)H-hydrate dehydratase, which translates to MEGLLETLSDVSGVSTGDNGQVGVIGGSVEYPNQPAISAMAALRTGTDDAEALVSEEIHPIVASHSPNLLVDRFAGVQFDESAVDRAVELGEWSDAVVIGPGLVDAESDAIRETITRIDVPVVVDALAIDPGMEADLSNTVFTPASEEAEWITEAYGSIEELSEETDAVVALTGDVDTIVADGERTTNETGTSALTVAGTGDTMAGIIASLLGQGMDRADAAELGAWILGKSGELASAEYGKGVVATDVIERIPKTIH; encoded by the coding sequence ATGGAAGGACTGCTCGAGACGCTTTCGGACGTGTCCGGCGTATCGACGGGCGACAACGGCCAGGTGGGCGTGATCGGCGGTAGCGTCGAGTACCCCAACCAGCCGGCGATAAGCGCGATGGCGGCGCTCCGGACGGGGACCGACGACGCCGAGGCGCTGGTCTCCGAGGAGATCCACCCGATCGTCGCGAGCCACTCGCCGAACCTCCTCGTCGATCGGTTCGCCGGCGTGCAGTTCGACGAGAGCGCGGTCGACCGGGCGGTCGAGCTCGGCGAGTGGTCGGACGCGGTCGTCATCGGACCCGGACTGGTCGACGCCGAGTCCGACGCCATTCGGGAGACGATAACGCGCATCGACGTTCCCGTGGTGGTCGACGCGCTCGCGATCGATCCCGGGATGGAGGCCGACCTCTCGAACACGGTGTTCACGCCGGCGAGCGAGGAGGCGGAGTGGATCACCGAGGCGTACGGCTCGATCGAGGAGCTCTCGGAGGAGACCGACGCAGTCGTGGCGCTGACCGGCGACGTCGATACGATCGTCGCCGACGGCGAGCGCACGACCAACGAGACCGGCACCTCGGCGCTCACCGTCGCCGGCACCGGCGACACGATGGCCGGCATCATCGCCTCGCTGCTCGGACAGGGGATGGACCGCGCGGACGCGGCGGAGCTCGGGGCGTGGATCCTCGGGAAGTCGGGCGAGCTCGCGAGCGCCGAGTACGGCAAGGGCGTCGTCGCCACCGACGTTATCGAGCGGATCCCGAAGACGATCCACTGA
- a CDS encoding DUF5786 family protein, with protein MGTFDHQEYERRERMISSIDTRPNDRRPNYEGRIEYVNESSVDALLARLKELKALRESGETRNPI; from the coding sequence ATGGGAACGTTTGATCACCAGGAGTACGAGCGCCGCGAGAGAATGATCAGTTCGATCGACACCCGGCCGAACGATCGCCGACCGAACTACGAGGGTCGGATCGAGTACGTCAATGAGAGCTCCGTCGACGCACTCCTCGCCCGGCTGAAGGAGCTGAAAGCACTGAGGGAGAGCGGCGAGACTCGGAACCCCATCTGA
- a CDS encoding helix-turn-helix domain-containing protein, which yields MSVVIEFTVPTNACALGRSLGDDPDALLELDRIVPTDDSVMPFFWVWERDTEVFAEAARAEPAIDRITVVDRVDGGTLFAAEWNPDAAGTLRGIAETDGTLLDAHATSGEWRFEVRFADAAATSEFQHLCDERGVPLSLVRVTTSPEPPDRHYGLTPEQREALVVAYGMGFFEEPRRATLEDVASEIGISARAVAGRLRRGQTTLLERTGLIDGSEGAA from the coding sequence ATGAGCGTCGTCATCGAGTTCACTGTTCCCACGAACGCCTGTGCGCTGGGACGTTCGCTCGGCGACGATCCGGACGCGCTGCTCGAGCTCGACCGGATCGTCCCGACCGACGACAGCGTCATGCCCTTCTTCTGGGTGTGGGAGCGAGACACCGAGGTCTTCGCGGAGGCCGCGCGGGCGGAGCCGGCGATCGACCGCATCACCGTCGTCGACCGCGTCGACGGCGGGACGCTGTTCGCCGCGGAGTGGAACCCCGACGCCGCGGGGACGCTCCGCGGGATCGCGGAGACCGACGGCACGCTCCTCGACGCCCACGCCACCAGCGGCGAGTGGCGCTTCGAGGTCCGGTTCGCGGACGCGGCAGCCACGAGCGAGTTCCAGCACCTCTGTGACGAGCGAGGCGTTCCGCTCTCGCTCGTTCGCGTCACCACCTCGCCCGAACCGCCGGACCGCCACTACGGGCTCACCCCCGAGCAGCGCGAGGCGCTCGTCGTCGCCTACGGGATGGGCTTCTTCGAGGAGCCGCGGCGTGCCACCCTCGAGGACGTCGCGAGCGAGATCGGCATCTCCGCCCGCGCGGTGGCCGGGCGGCTCCGCCGCGGCCAGACGACGCTGCTCGAGCGCACCGGCCTGATCGACGGTTCGGAGGGCGCGGCCTGA
- a CDS encoding glycosyltransferase — MSQTEPSPTVSVIVPARNEAEYLSATLESLRAQTTDRSYELIVVDGDSEDRTPEIAREFDARLVSGPGSAIGHGRHLGACAARGEWLAFVDADTIVVPEYLDAMLEYADEEGLSAASSRCRMRGGRATLMEAVINHVFPRLKRPILPGFNFFVEREAYEAAGGFPDVPNEDTAFSRRLARSEPTGYVPATLVETSPRRISESGLTGTLWHYARLDWGRYRTDY; from the coding sequence GTGAGCCAGACGGAACCCTCCCCGACGGTGAGCGTCATCGTCCCCGCTCGTAACGAGGCGGAGTACCTCTCCGCGACCCTCGAGAGCCTCCGCGCCCAGACGACCGACCGTTCCTACGAGCTGATCGTCGTCGACGGCGACAGCGAGGATCGTACGCCGGAGATCGCTCGCGAGTTCGACGCGCGACTCGTCTCCGGTCCCGGCAGCGCCATCGGCCACGGCCGCCACCTCGGCGCATGCGCGGCCCGCGGGGAGTGGCTCGCGTTCGTCGACGCGGACACGATCGTCGTTCCCGAGTATCTCGACGCCATGCTGGAGTACGCCGACGAGGAGGGGCTCTCGGCGGCGAGTTCGCGCTGTCGCATGCGCGGCGGTCGTGCGACGCTGATGGAGGCCGTGATCAATCACGTCTTTCCCCGGCTGAAGCGGCCGATCCTCCCGGGGTTCAACTTCTTCGTCGAACGCGAAGCCTACGAGGCCGCCGGCGGCTTTCCCGACGTTCCGAACGAGGACACCGCGTTCAGCCGCCGACTGGCGCGCAGCGAGCCGACGGGCTACGTGCCCGCGACCCTCGTCGAGACCTCCCCACGGCGGATCAGCGAATCGGGGCTGACCGGCACCCTCTGGCACTACGCGCGCCTCGACTGGGGGCGCTACCGTACGGACTACTGA
- a CDS encoding deoxyhypusine synthase — protein sequence MSDDTPQREEFTHDPIEHARARAGMTVGELAAEYGKAGVGASDLHRAVGITASMFGEEKTSVLFGLAGAMVPTGMRRLVVDLIRDGYIDALVTTGANLTHDAIEGIGGKHHHGREHGEGSLREHDETLRDEWVDRIYDVYLPQEHFTLLEEHLRAAVFPELERTVTIRELTAELGRATAEINASEGIEEDAGIAAAAFEEDVPVYCPAIQDSVLGLQAWIYSQTSEFSLDALGDMTHLNDVAYEADRTGAFVVGGGVPKNYVLQTMLVTPTAYDYAVQLTMDSPNTGGLSGATLDEARSWGKIEKAGENASVYADATITLPLVVAAARERIEGDQ from the coding sequence ATGAGCGACGACACCCCTCAGAGGGAGGAGTTCACACACGACCCGATCGAACACGCCCGAGCCCGCGCCGGCATGACCGTCGGCGAGCTCGCGGCGGAGTACGGGAAGGCCGGCGTCGGCGCGTCCGATCTCCACCGTGCAGTCGGGATCACGGCGTCGATGTTCGGCGAGGAGAAGACCAGCGTCCTCTTCGGGTTGGCGGGCGCGATGGTGCCGACCGGGATGCGACGTCTGGTCGTCGACCTGATCCGCGACGGCTACATCGACGCGCTGGTGACGACCGGCGCGAACCTCACCCACGACGCGATCGAGGGGATCGGCGGGAAACACCACCACGGCCGCGAACACGGCGAGGGGTCGCTTCGGGAGCACGACGAGACCCTGCGCGACGAGTGGGTCGACCGGATCTACGACGTCTATCTCCCCCAGGAGCACTTCACGCTGCTCGAGGAACACCTCCGCGCGGCGGTGTTTCCCGAGCTCGAACGGACGGTGACGATCCGTGAGCTCACCGCGGAGCTGGGCCGCGCGACGGCCGAGATCAACGCTAGCGAGGGGATCGAGGAGGACGCCGGAATCGCCGCGGCGGCGTTCGAGGAGGACGTGCCGGTCTACTGTCCGGCGATCCAGGACTCGGTGCTCGGACTGCAGGCGTGGATCTACTCCCAGACCTCGGAGTTCTCGCTCGACGCGCTGGGCGACATGACCCACCTCAACGACGTCGCCTACGAGGCCGACCGTACCGGCGCGTTCGTCGTCGGCGGCGGCGTTCCGAAGAACTACGTGCTCCAGACGATGCTGGTGACGCCCACCGCCTACGACTACGCCGTCCAACTCACGATGGACTCGCCGAACACCGGCGGGCTCTCGGGGGCGACGCTCGACGAGGCGCGCTCGTGGGGGAAGATCGAGAAGGCCGGCGAGAACGCCTCCGTCTACGCCGACGCGACGATCACGCTGCCGCTCGTGGTGGCGGCCGCACGCGAGCGCATCGAGGGCGATCAGTAG
- a CDS encoding Nif3-like dinuclear metal center hexameric protein: protein MQLTTLCERYDERLRTGAFAEIDASANGLQVGPEEREIERVAYAVDAALETIERAAEEGADVLVVHHGLSWDGFERVTGRTHDRIAALIENDLALYVSHLPLDAHPELGNAAGVADLLGLEAREPFGSLDDETIGLRGRAASAFGADGIRDRLASLDTGGREPRLLEFGPEEIEDVAIVTGSGIDWLEEAAEIGADALVTGEGKQQAYHDAREAGVTVALGGHYATETFGVRSLQSLAEDWGLGTAWIDAPTGL, encoded by the coding sequence ATGCAACTGACGACGCTGTGTGAGCGCTACGACGAACGCCTGCGTACGGGGGCGTTCGCCGAGATCGACGCGAGCGCGAACGGCCTCCAGGTCGGCCCCGAGGAGCGCGAGATCGAACGCGTCGCATACGCGGTCGACGCCGCCCTCGAGACGATCGAGCGGGCGGCCGAGGAAGGCGCGGACGTCCTCGTGGTTCATCACGGCCTCTCCTGGGACGGCTTCGAGCGCGTCACCGGCCGCACCCACGACCGGATCGCCGCGCTGATCGAGAACGACCTGGCGCTCTACGTCTCGCACCTCCCGCTCGACGCTCACCCCGAACTGGGCAACGCCGCCGGCGTCGCGGACCTGCTCGGTCTCGAGGCGCGCGAGCCGTTCGGATCGCTCGACGACGAGACGATCGGGCTCCGAGGGAGAGCGGCCTCGGCGTTCGGTGCCGACGGGATCCGCGACCGACTCGCGTCGCTCGACACCGGCGGACGCGAGCCGCGGTTGCTCGAGTTCGGCCCCGAGGAGATCGAGGACGTGGCGATCGTCACCGGCAGCGGCATCGACTGGCTCGAGGAGGCGGCCGAGATCGGCGCGGATGCGCTGGTGACCGGCGAGGGCAAACAGCAGGCCTACCACGACGCGCGCGAGGCCGGCGTGACCGTCGCACTCGGGGGCCACTACGCCACCGAGACGTTCGGCGTCCGCTCGCTGCAGTCGCTCGCCGAGGACTGGGGGCTCGGGACCGCGTGGATCGACGCCCCGACCGGTCTGTAA
- the speB gene encoding agmatinase translates to MFPGAATAREDADYVVVGAPLDVSTTFQPGTRFGPDRIRRFAETFDDYDRRTDRRFSDLSVHDHGDVHAWNDAAEYVSYLEGVLTDVVWDDAIPLLLGGEHTVSAAGVRAADPDVFVCLDAHLDLRKSYDGDEWSHACVTRRVLDVVEEAIVLGARTGSEAEWERAGVDDVTVVAPEDVDSWLDALAEGTRDPIGSRSTYLSVDIDAADPAFAPGTGTMEPFGLAAREMRAVVRAVAPACVGFDVVEVNDRDDGQAAALGGKLLREFVSTHARANATDDAV, encoded by the coding sequence ATGTTCCCCGGGGCCGCCACGGCCCGCGAGGACGCCGACTACGTCGTCGTCGGTGCGCCGCTCGACGTCTCGACGACGTTCCAGCCCGGCACCCGCTTCGGCCCCGACCGGATCCGACGGTTCGCCGAGACGTTCGACGACTACGACCGACGCACCGATCGACGCTTCTCCGATCTCTCCGTTCACGACCACGGCGACGTCCACGCGTGGAACGACGCGGCGGAGTACGTCTCGTATCTCGAGGGCGTCCTCACCGACGTCGTGTGGGACGACGCGATCCCGCTGCTTCTGGGCGGCGAGCACACCGTGAGCGCGGCGGGCGTCCGCGCCGCCGATCCCGACGTGTTCGTCTGTCTCGACGCCCACCTCGACCTCCGGAAGTCGTACGACGGCGACGAGTGGAGCCACGCCTGCGTGACGCGACGAGTCCTCGACGTGGTCGAGGAGGCGATCGTCCTCGGAGCGCGCACCGGAAGCGAGGCCGAGTGGGAGCGCGCCGGGGTCGATGACGTGACGGTCGTCGCGCCCGAGGACGTCGACTCCTGGCTCGATGCGCTTGCCGAGGGGACGCGAGACCCGATCGGATCGCGCTCGACGTATCTCAGCGTCGATATCGACGCCGCGGACCCCGCCTTCGCGCCGGGAACCGGAACCATGGAACCGTTCGGCCTCGCCGCCCGCGAGATGCGAGCGGTCGTCCGGGCGGTCGCGCCCGCCTGCGTCGGCTTCGACGTGGTCGAGGTGAACGACCGCGACGACGGCCAGGCCGCCGCGCTCGGGGGAAAGCTACTCAGGGAGTTCGTCTCTACACACGCACGTGCCAATGCAACTGACGACGCTGTGTGA
- a CDS encoding translation initiation factor IF-5A, with amino-acid sequence MVTQQKQVRDLQEGSYVMMDGAACKITAYSTAKPGKHGSAKARVEGRGVFDGKKRSFSQPVDAKIRVPIIERKQGQVISVESDTVAQVMDLDTYETITISTPDDVDLSSDENIEFLEMENQRKILG; translated from the coding sequence ATGGTAACGCAGCAGAAGCAGGTCCGCGATCTGCAGGAGGGCAGCTACGTCATGATGGACGGAGCCGCGTGCAAGATCACCGCCTACAGCACGGCCAAACCGGGTAAACACGGAAGCGCAAAGGCCCGCGTCGAGGGCCGAGGCGTCTTCGACGGGAAGAAGCGAAGCTTCTCACAGCCGGTCGACGCCAAGATCCGAGTGCCGATCATCGAGCGAAAGCAGGGTCAGGTCATCAGCGTCGAGAGCGACACCGTCGCGCAGGTGATGGACCTCGACACCTACGAGACGATCACGATCAGCACGCCCGACGACGTCGACCTCTCCTCCGACGAGAACATCGAGTTCCTCGAGATGGAGAACCAGCGGAAGATCCTCGGCTGA
- a CDS encoding alpha/beta fold hydrolase → MAPHDDWRERQESATVTVEGHELEVAYYDEGDGPDPPVLFVHGIPTWSFLWRDVAPAFAGDRRVIAPDLAGYGESSMYDGFDRSIRAQEAVLGALLDELGVDSCVLVGHDIGGGVGVRLAVNDPGRIEALVLSNATVYDSWPIEFIVDLGLPSTIRTMSVEECRETLSEAYRDTLHGDPTEAFVEGMCSQWDTEEAVVSLGRNAIATNTNHTTEIAYGEIEAETLLLWGTEDDEQPIEDAERLAEDLPNATLAPVENAGHWVPEDRSTEYRERLAAFLDS, encoded by the coding sequence ATGGCGCCCCACGACGACTGGCGTGAGCGACAGGAGTCGGCGACCGTAACCGTCGAGGGTCACGAGCTGGAGGTGGCCTACTACGACGAGGGCGACGGGCCGGATCCGCCCGTGCTGTTCGTCCACGGGATCCCGACCTGGTCGTTCCTCTGGCGCGACGTCGCGCCCGCCTTCGCGGGCGATCGGCGGGTGATCGCTCCCGACCTCGCCGGCTACGGCGAGTCCTCGATGTACGACGGGTTCGACCGTTCGATCCGCGCCCAGGAAGCGGTGCTCGGGGCGCTGCTCGACGAACTCGGCGTCGACTCGTGTGTTCTCGTCGGTCACGACATCGGCGGCGGGGTGGGCGTGCGTCTGGCCGTCAACGACCCCGGGCGGATCGAGGCGCTCGTGCTCTCGAACGCGACGGTCTATGACTCCTGGCCGATCGAGTTCATCGTCGACCTCGGTCTCCCGTCGACGATCCGAACGATGAGCGTCGAGGAGTGTCGGGAGACCCTCTCGGAGGCCTACCGCGACACCCTCCACGGCGATCCCACCGAGGCGTTCGTCGAGGGGATGTGTTCCCAGTGGGACACCGAGGAGGCGGTGGTCTCGCTCGGCCGAAACGCGATCGCGACCAACACCAATCACACCACCGAGATAGCGTACGGGGAGATCGAGGCCGAGACCCTCCTGTTGTGGGGCACGGAGGACGACGAACAGCCGATCGAGGACGCGGAACGGCTCGCCGAGGACCTCCCGAACGCGACGCTCGCGCCGGTCGAGAACGCCGGCCACTGGGTCCCCGAGGATCGTTCCACGGAGTATCGCGAGCGGCTCGCGGCGTTTCTCGATAGCTGA
- a CDS encoding aminotransferase class I/II-fold pyridoxal phosphate-dependent enzyme, which translates to MEIAPFGLERWFDEYEHDADVMLAESGIRSLPASRFDLDPGDLDYVIPTDGDPELRAAVGARYDRSAEEVCFTCGTQEANYLVFQSLLDRGDHAVVITPTYQALHAVPESICDVSRVSLSPPAWELDVDAVREAMRPETRLVVLNNPNNPTGKHHSRATVEALYDLAAENDAYLLCDEVYRLLAEEPLPPVASMGDRGISTTSLTKAYGLAGLRFGWIVGPRDVIEGAVRWKDYTTISPSIVGQHVARQALGDEERAILSENRTLATEHRERVDEWVAEHGLEWHEPVGVNGFVAIPNEFESGESFCRAVVEEESVVLAPGGLFGFEGYFRIGFGLPTDELEEGLRRVGRIIDRRR; encoded by the coding sequence ATGGAGATCGCCCCCTTCGGCCTCGAACGCTGGTTCGACGAGTACGAACACGACGCCGACGTCATGCTCGCGGAGAGCGGCATCCGGAGCCTGCCCGCCTCGCGGTTCGACCTGGATCCCGGCGACCTGGACTACGTGATTCCCACGGACGGCGATCCCGAACTCCGCGCCGCGGTCGGGGCACGCTACGACCGGAGCGCCGAGGAGGTCTGCTTCACGTGTGGCACCCAGGAGGCGAACTACCTCGTCTTTCAGTCACTTCTCGATCGGGGGGATCACGCGGTCGTGATCACGCCCACGTATCAGGCGCTCCACGCCGTCCCCGAGTCAATCTGTGACGTCTCGCGGGTGAGCCTCTCTCCGCCCGCCTGGGAACTCGACGTCGACGCCGTCCGGGAGGCGATGCGGCCCGAGACCCGCCTGGTCGTGCTGAACAACCCGAACAACCCCACCGGGAAACACCACTCGCGAGCGACGGTCGAGGCGCTCTACGACCTGGCGGCGGAGAACGACGCCTACCTGCTCTGTGACGAGGTCTACCGACTGCTCGCGGAGGAGCCCCTCCCGCCGGTGGCCTCGATGGGCGATCGGGGAATCAGCACGACGAGCCTGACGAAGGCCTACGGGCTCGCGGGGCTCCGCTTCGGCTGGATCGTCGGTCCCCGAGACGTGATCGAGGGTGCGGTCCGCTGGAAGGACTACACCACGATCTCGCCGTCGATCGTCGGCCAGCACGTCGCCCGACAGGCGCTCGGCGACGAGGAGAGGGCGATCCTCTCGGAGAACCGAACGCTCGCCACGGAGCACCGCGAGCGCGTCGACGAGTGGGTCGCCGAACACGGACTGGAGTGGCACGAACCCGTCGGCGTCAACGGGTTCGTTGCTATCCCCAACGAGTTCGAATCGGGCGAGTCGTTCTGCCGGGCCGTCGTCGAGGAGGAGAGCGTCGTGCTCGCGCCGGGCGGGCTGTTCGGCTTCGAGGGGTACTTCCGGATCGGGTTCGGCCTCCCGACCGACGAGCTAGAGGAGGGGCTCCGGCGGGTAGGTCGCATCATCGATCGTCGACGATGA
- a CDS encoding ABC1 kinase family protein, producing MAWLHAYRRFFVVAWQFLPLLLAYARDRRRYLLFGSPRQVDVETQRRRAGRLLESLLTLGPTFIKLGQLLSTRPDVLPPAYIDELSKLQDEVPPAEWEDARQVLEEELGPVDEAFVEFDRDAISGASLGQVYRAYVDDRLVAVKVRRPDIESLVEADLRVVKFSLPLLLRFVGEARAFSLENLADEFAKTIREEMDYSREAEMLREIRANFENNRRILIPAIIDSHSTGRVLTMEYVGGTKISNTRKLDELEIDRSAVAETLQEAYLQMIIDDGVFHADPHPGNLAVQEDGTIVFYDFGMSGRVDAYVQEKIVDFYVAVANQDTDAILDALIDLGTLSPEADRQVMGDVMELAIADARGEEIEQYRVQQIVSQIENTIYEFPLRLPSNLALVLRVATVVEGVCVTLDPDFDFIETATEYLSEQGYREETAQQYAEEAGQQFWRSAQASIRLPQTADRTLGRLERGDVTINVDVQDPESVFDRLAKRLIYGLLLSVMLVSTSIIFAFRAWEPAVVPALLSLVIVFLLYRSFRGRRKGISAQPQFTRQNLRKRRGE from the coding sequence ATGGCATGGCTGCACGCCTATCGACGCTTCTTCGTCGTCGCCTGGCAGTTCCTCCCGCTGCTGCTGGCGTACGCGCGTGATCGGCGTCGGTATCTGCTGTTCGGTAGCCCGCGCCAGGTCGACGTCGAGACCCAGCGACGGCGCGCCGGGCGGCTGCTCGAGTCGCTGCTGACGCTCGGACCGACGTTCATCAAGCTCGGCCAGCTGCTCTCGACGCGGCCGGACGTGCTACCGCCCGCCTACATCGACGAGCTCTCGAAACTCCAGGACGAGGTCCCTCCCGCCGAATGGGAGGACGCACGGCAGGTGCTCGAGGAGGAGCTCGGCCCCGTCGACGAGGCGTTCGTCGAGTTCGACCGCGACGCCATCAGCGGCGCGAGCCTGGGACAGGTATACCGGGCGTACGTCGACGACCGACTCGTCGCGGTGAAGGTTCGGCGACCCGACATCGAGTCGCTCGTCGAGGCCGACCTTCGGGTGGTGAAGTTCTCGCTGCCGCTCCTGTTGCGATTCGTCGGCGAGGCCCGTGCGTTCTCGCTCGAGAACCTCGCCGACGAGTTCGCGAAGACGATCCGCGAGGAGATGGACTACTCGAGGGAGGCCGAGATGCTCCGGGAGATCCGGGCGAACTTCGAGAACAACCGACGGATCCTGATCCCCGCGATCATCGACTCACACTCGACGGGTCGCGTGCTCACCATGGAGTACGTCGGCGGAACGAAGATCAGCAACACCCGCAAGTTGGACGAACTCGAGATCGACCGGAGCGCGGTGGCAGAGACGCTCCAGGAGGCGTACCTCCAGATGATCATCGACGACGGCGTCTTCCACGCCGATCCCCACCCGGGGAACCTCGCGGTCCAGGAGGACGGCACGATCGTCTTCTACGACTTCGGGATGAGCGGGCGGGTCGACGCCTACGTCCAGGAGAAGATCGTCGACTTCTACGTCGCCGTCGCGAACCAGGACACCGACGCCATCCTCGATGCGCTGATCGACCTCGGGACGCTCTCGCCCGAGGCCGACCGGCAGGTGATGGGCGACGTGATGGAGCTCGCGATCGCCGACGCCCGCGGCGAGGAGATCGAGCAGTACCGCGTCCAGCAGATCGTGAGCCAGATCGAGAACACCATCTACGAGTTCCCCCTCCGACTGCCCTCGAACCTCGCGCTCGTTCTCAGGGTCGCGACGGTCGTCGAGGGGGTCTGCGTGACGCTCGATCCCGACTTCGACTTCATCGAGACCGCGACGGAGTACCTCTCCGAGCAGGGCTATCGCGAGGAGACCGCCCAGCAGTACGCGGAGGAGGCGGGCCAGCAGTTCTGGCGATCCGCCCAGGCGTCGATCCGGCTCCCCCAGACGGCGGACCGCACCCTCGGTCGGCTCGAACGCGGCGACGTCACGATCAACGTCGACGTCCAGGACCCGGAGAGCGTCTTCGATCGGCTGGCGAAGCGGCTGATCTACGGACTGCTCCTCTCGGTGATGCTCGTCTCGACGTCGATCATCTTCGCGTTCCGGGCGTGGGAGCCCGCGGTCGTTCCGGCGTTGCTCTCGCTCGTCATCGTCTTCCTGCTCTACCGGTCGTTCCGCGGGCGTCGAAAGGGGATCAGCGCACAGCCGCAGTTCACCCGTCAGAACCTCCGGAAGCGCCGCGGCGAGTAG
- a CDS encoding Hsp20/alpha crystallin family protein gives MSALREALQELPEAVFADLLEHDEEYLIVLDLPGATGETTEVTAEARRVRIEARREKDVPEGFSYVRENRSLFLDADLPLPPDAIGDEARATIDRGVLELHVPRRTGDAATTIPIEDA, from the coding sequence ATGTCAGCGCTGCGCGAGGCACTCCAGGAGCTGCCCGAAGCCGTGTTCGCGGATCTGCTGGAACACGACGAGGAGTACCTGATCGTGCTCGACCTGCCGGGCGCGACCGGCGAGACGACCGAGGTGACGGCCGAGGCCCGTCGCGTTCGGATCGAGGCGCGGCGCGAGAAGGACGTCCCCGAGGGATTCTCGTACGTCCGCGAGAACCGCTCGCTGTTCCTCGATGCCGACCTCCCGCTACCGCCGGACGCGATCGGCGACGAGGCGCGCGCGACCATCGACCGAGGGGTGCTCGAGCTACACGTCCCCCGTCGAACCGGCGATGCGGCGACGACCATTCCGATCGAGGACGCCTGA
- a CDS encoding molybdopterin molybdotransferase MoeA, whose product MSQDDLQRSGFKDRTRIDEARGRLLEAVSTHGRTERVPLGSADGRTIAARVTAPNPVPGYDRAAMDGYAVRAEDTFGASDRSPNVLRTGEETGPEVAARVHTGSDLPAGADAVVMIEQVEEVGAEIEVFDAVAEGENVGDAGEDVAEGQRLYEPGHRVRPSDLGLLKSVGLDAVEVAERPTAAVVPTGEELVQTDPGPGEIIETNGLTVSRFVDRWGGRPVYRDVVTDDREALRAAIQRDLTKDVIVTTGGSSVGERDLIPEVVDDLGEVLVHGVALKPGHPVALGVVEDTPVIMLPGYPVACIVNAVQFLRPALKRAGGMPIEDHPATAARLERKIRSEPGVRTFARVKVEEEDGERTAEPTRVSGSGVLSSVALADGWVVVPEESEGIAAGETVAVENWEWSA is encoded by the coding sequence ATGAGCCAGGACGATCTCCAGCGGTCGGGATTCAAGGACCGGACGCGGATCGACGAGGCCCGCGGTCGGCTGCTCGAGGCGGTCTCGACGCACGGCCGGACCGAGCGAGTGCCGCTCGGGAGCGCCGACGGACGAACGATCGCCGCCCGAGTGACGGCCCCCAACCCGGTCCCGGGCTACGACCGGGCCGCGATGGACGGCTACGCCGTGCGTGCGGAGGACACCTTCGGCGCGAGCGACCGATCGCCGAACGTCCTCCGGACGGGCGAGGAGACCGGTCCCGAGGTCGCCGCCCGGGTCCACACCGGCAGCGACCTCCCCGCTGGCGCCGACGCCGTCGTGATGATCGAGCAGGTCGAGGAAGTCGGGGCGGAGATCGAGGTGTTCGACGCCGTCGCCGAGGGGGAGAACGTCGGTGATGCCGGCGAGGACGTCGCTGAGGGCCAACGGCTCTACGAACCGGGCCATCGGGTCCGCCCCTCGGATCTCGGCCTGCTGAAGTCGGTGGGACTCGACGCCGTCGAGGTCGCCGAACGGCCGACCGCCGCGGTGGTGCCGACCGGCGAGGAGCTCGTCCAGACCGACCCCGGCCCGGGTGAGATCATCGAGACCAATGGGCTGACGGTCTCCCGGTTCGTCGACCGCTGGGGCGGCCGGCCCGTCTACCGGGACGTCGTCACCGACGACCGCGAGGCGCTCCGGGCGGCGATCCAGCGCGACCTGACGAAGGACGTGATCGTCACCACCGGCGGCTCCTCCGTGGGCGAACGCGACCTCATCCCCGAGGTGGTCGACGACCTCGGCGAGGTGCTCGTCCACGGCGTCGCGCTGAAGCCGGGCCATCCGGTGGCGCTCGGCGTCGTCGAGGACACGCCCGTGATCATGCTTCCGGGCTACCCCGTCGCCTGCATCGTCAACGCCGTCCAGTTCCTCCGTCCGGCGCTCAAACGCGCAGGCGGGATGCCGATCGAGGACCACCCGGCGACGGCAGCACGCCTCGAGCGGAAGATCCGCAGCGAGCCCGGCGTTCGGACGTTCGCCCGTGTGAAGGTCGAGGAGGAGGACGGCGAGAGAACCGCCGAGCCGACGCGCGTCAGCGGCTCGGGCGTGCTCTCGAGCGTGGCGCTCGCGGACGGCTGGGTGGTCGTCCCCGAGGAGAGCGAGGGGATCGCGGCGGGCGAGACCGTCGCCGTCGAGAACTGGGAGTGGTCGGCGTGA